From Shewanella psychrophila, a single genomic window includes:
- the sctC gene encoding type III secretion system outer membrane ring subunit SctC, whose amino-acid sequence MKWINPGSYSRALWGISLSLLSMAALAQPLDWVDRDFKYYANNDSLRDVITNFATNYGVSAAVSGQVSEQISGRFSPDDPEAFLNYLASLYNLTWYYDGAVLYVYKAVETQSKLIQLNQVPVEDLQETLESTGIWEERFGWRAITGKGSVYLAGPPRYVQLVTQVAEVLELHESQQVAKNDDFYIEIIPLKYASATDRSISYREQEIIVPGVATILENILSGVDANIVSQSEGEADSDAETQGKSRFRNGAKVQAEPGLNSIIVRDSRSRLPLYRRLIQQLDKPQRQIEIGLSIIDISVNELEQLGVDWTVGIEAGDNQIIDINTTGDTTGDITLGNGLDFSSVLDKTNLNYLLAQVNLLQQEGSGQIVSRPTLLTQENVQAVLSTSETFYIQLIGEKSQSLEKVTSGMVFKVIPRIVGDRNTARPDINLSLQIEDGSQIPDGAINGVPSTRKTEMSTLATVKQGQSLLIGGVYRDEITQRLRKVPWLGDIPWVGQLFRSQANTKRRTVRLFIVEPRIITQGLGNNIVVGNNQDLRGQMVGIEDISNLNQSFRSALSFYRCQTTEEAVQQQQGLLGDEISSRRQDCRLPTGEMGARIVPGECDESDLSCFFPTE is encoded by the coding sequence ATGAAATGGATTAACCCAGGCAGTTACTCAAGAGCCTTGTGGGGCATAAGCTTAAGCTTGCTGTCCATGGCGGCTTTGGCACAGCCATTGGACTGGGTGGATCGTGATTTTAAATATTACGCTAATAATGATTCATTACGGGATGTCATCACTAACTTTGCGACTAATTATGGCGTCTCAGCTGCGGTAAGCGGACAAGTCTCTGAGCAGATAAGTGGTCGATTTTCACCGGATGATCCCGAAGCATTCTTGAATTATTTAGCCAGTCTATACAACCTGACCTGGTATTACGATGGTGCTGTTTTATATGTTTATAAGGCGGTGGAAACTCAGTCTAAGTTGATTCAGTTGAATCAAGTACCGGTTGAGGATCTACAGGAGACCTTAGAGTCTACCGGGATTTGGGAAGAAAGGTTTGGCTGGAGAGCGATAACCGGAAAAGGCAGTGTTTACCTTGCAGGTCCCCCCAGATATGTGCAGCTGGTGACCCAAGTTGCCGAAGTATTAGAGCTCCACGAGAGTCAGCAAGTGGCTAAGAATGATGATTTCTATATCGAGATCATCCCGCTTAAATATGCCTCTGCTACCGATAGGAGTATCAGTTATCGCGAACAAGAGATCATAGTGCCCGGTGTTGCCACCATATTAGAAAATATCCTATCGGGCGTCGATGCCAATATAGTGAGTCAATCTGAGGGAGAAGCCGATTCAGACGCGGAAACTCAGGGGAAGAGTCGTTTTCGTAACGGGGCTAAAGTGCAGGCCGAGCCTGGGCTTAATTCGATTATCGTTCGTGACTCCCGCTCCAGATTGCCGCTTTATCGTCGGTTGATCCAACAGTTGGATAAGCCTCAACGTCAAATTGAAATAGGTTTGTCGATCATAGATATCAGTGTCAACGAACTCGAACAACTAGGGGTCGATTGGACCGTAGGTATCGAGGCTGGTGATAACCAAATTATCGATATCAATACCACAGGCGATACTACAGGTGATATTACCCTGGGCAATGGCCTGGATTTTAGCTCAGTATTGGATAAAACCAATCTTAACTACCTGCTCGCTCAAGTTAACCTGCTACAGCAAGAAGGTAGCGGCCAGATAGTGTCCCGACCGACTCTGCTGACACAAGAAAATGTACAAGCGGTATTGAGTACAAGCGAGACCTTCTACATTCAATTGATCGGTGAGAAGTCGCAGTCTCTTGAGAAGGTAACATCTGGAATGGTATTCAAGGTGATCCCCAGAATAGTGGGCGACAGGAATACAGCCAGACCAGATATTAACTTGAGTCTGCAGATTGAAGACGGTTCTCAAATTCCCGATGGTGCAATCAATGGGGTGCCCTCAACTCGTAAAACAGAGATGAGTACCTTAGCTACGGTAAAGCAAGGGCAGAGCTTACTCATTGGTGGGGTATATCGTGATGAGATCACCCAGAGATTACGTAAAGTTCCCTGGTTGGGCGATATACCTTGGGTGGGTCAACTGTTTCGTTCGCAAGCGAACACTAAGAGACGAACGGTACGCTTATTCATCGTAGAGCCCAGAATCATTACCCAAGGCCTAGGTAATAATATCGTGGTGGGTAATAACCAAGATTTGCGCGGCCAGATGGTTGGGATCGAAGACATTTCAAATCTGAACCAAAGTTTCCGGTCTGCTTTGAGCTTTTATCGCTGTCAAACAACAGAGGAGGCAGTTCAACAGCAGCAGGGACTGCTCGGTGATGAAATAAGTTCCCGCCGTCAGGACTGCAGACTGCCCACGGGTGAGATGGGAGCGAGAATAGTGCCCGGTGAGTGTGATGAATCAGATCTTAGCTGTTTTTTTCCGACTGAATAG
- a CDS encoding CesT family type III secretion system chaperone — MKLEETLSALLASLSEDLNQASFVANSDGRYNLSFDDVAVEFYLSHGWLIIESDLNCDLSQGLNYQQESALEKIMQQALVNVRAHTSVLAINEMNRLTLIQRVEAEVLPSTFITMVNHQVDIAERYQELMQQHTLSSSDQNRVWLP, encoded by the coding sequence ATGAAGCTAGAAGAAACATTAAGCGCTCTACTGGCTTCCTTGAGTGAAGACTTGAATCAAGCAAGCTTCGTTGCTAATTCTGATGGGCGATATAACCTCAGCTTCGATGATGTTGCAGTGGAATTTTATCTAAGTCATGGTTGGCTGATTATTGAGAGCGATCTTAATTGTGATCTGTCCCAAGGTTTGAATTATCAACAGGAAAGTGCACTGGAAAAGATCATGCAGCAGGCGCTGGTGAATGTGAGAGCCCATACATCTGTGTTGGCAATAAATGAAATGAACCGTTTGACCCTGATCCAGCGCGTCGAGGCTGAAGTCTTACCTAGTACTTTTATCACTATGGTGAATCATCAGGTGGATATTGCCGAGAGATATCAAGAGCTAATGCAGCAGCATACTTTATCAAGTTCGGATCAAAACCGTGTGTGGTTACCTTAA
- a CDS encoding T3SS regulon anti-activator ExsD domain-containing protein produces the protein MNKSKFKGRKISLVTGDTSGSRTNLSLASSVVNVSHKNLVEIGVVSEQQLLLLKRVIERRILDCILASDYINACVVFGISLTKSDLKIFLKISADIFRHSQKYQMHELLSEVNAGLTPKFNLGHIEMLAKLVHQSFESWLLKKNDNHDEGLLGEYQALVILKSQLETKVKFWRGLVVNDVNKAYLEAHVSEACNGLEQCELKLSRLEPSVQALKVYRKQVVDTLLFNLNELILHGVSSQSFSSCLASISSDLPELTGVLNMINDLALGHETDHTSLGHWLINANSMPSNTLFEVERAKSYLISPLWKQVSQ, from the coding sequence ATGAATAAGTCAAAATTTAAAGGACGAAAAATTAGCTTAGTGACGGGTGATACATCCGGCTCTAGGACTAATTTGTCTTTGGCCTCATCAGTTGTCAATGTAAGCCACAAAAATCTGGTCGAGATTGGGGTGGTGAGTGAGCAGCAGCTACTCTTGCTAAAACGCGTCATAGAGAGGCGTATTCTCGATTGTATCTTGGCTAGTGACTACATAAACGCCTGTGTCGTCTTTGGTATCTCTCTTACTAAGAGTGATTTAAAAATATTCCTGAAAATCAGTGCCGATATTTTTAGACACAGCCAAAAATATCAGATGCACGAGCTCTTATCCGAGGTTAACGCAGGTTTGACGCCCAAGTTTAATCTGGGGCATATCGAGATGCTAGCCAAGCTGGTACATCAATCTTTCGAGTCTTGGTTATTGAAGAAAAATGATAATCATGATGAAGGCTTGCTTGGTGAGTATCAGGCCTTAGTGATCTTAAAATCTCAATTAGAGACTAAAGTGAAGTTTTGGCGTGGCTTAGTGGTTAATGATGTTAATAAAGCCTATTTAGAAGCTCATGTAAGCGAAGCCTGTAACGGGCTAGAGCAGTGTGAGTTGAAATTGTCACGACTCGAGCCTTCCGTCCAAGCACTGAAAGTCTATAGAAAGCAGGTTGTGGATACTTTGCTTTTTAATCTTAATGAGCTGATTTTACATGGAGTTAGTTCGCAATCGTTCTCCTCTTGTTTAGCCAGTATCTCCTCGGATTTACCAGAGTTAACTGGTGTGTTGAATATGATAAATGATCTGGCTTTAGGTCATGAAACTGATCACACCAGCTTAGGTCATTGGTTGATAAACGCCAATTCGATGCCATCCAATACCCTTTTCGAAGTGGAAAGAGCCAAGAGTTATCTGATAAGTCCCCTATGGAAGCAAGTAAGCCAATGA
- a CDS encoding helix-turn-helix transcriptional regulator: MGNPIELVSQCDLQINTSLVCDCIASGGSEVKTVQDDVLLYVQVGSITIQSADETLTVQAGEASFIRRGEYLFEYFCETSAEKVETISVFFNTDFLKSFVQRHAETLASFVAVGQQSRVVAKLSINELVKQTLDGLFSVIEFKLPGILYELKLEELLLLIVHSSSGGDLCRLLRQQTTRSADRLHAFMEKHYLKEWKLSEYAREFGASLTTFKELFHEVFGVSPRAWITERRLLYAYNLLLSSETRIVDIAIEAGFSSQSYFTQSYRRRFGITPSKVRTQLSLSSD; this comes from the coding sequence ATGGGGAATCCAATCGAACTTGTTTCTCAATGTGATTTACAAATAAATACGAGTCTTGTATGTGATTGTATTGCTTCTGGTGGTTCAGAAGTTAAGACGGTTCAAGACGATGTTTTACTGTATGTCCAAGTGGGATCTATCACTATTCAATCCGCAGATGAAACCTTGACCGTTCAAGCTGGTGAAGCGAGTTTCATACGCAGAGGTGAATATCTTTTTGAATATTTTTGTGAGACTAGCGCGGAAAAGGTTGAGACTATTTCTGTTTTTTTTAATACAGATTTTCTTAAATCATTCGTTCAGCGTCATGCTGAAACGCTCGCATCTTTTGTTGCCGTTGGCCAACAATCGAGAGTTGTCGCTAAGTTATCGATAAATGAGTTAGTAAAGCAGACTCTGGATGGTCTGTTTTCTGTGATCGAATTTAAGTTGCCAGGCATCTTGTATGAGCTAAAACTCGAGGAGTTGCTGTTACTGATCGTTCATTCCAGTTCAGGCGGTGACTTGTGTCGTTTGCTACGGCAGCAAACGACTCGTTCTGCGGATCGTCTGCATGCATTTATGGAAAAACATTACTTGAAAGAGTGGAAGTTGAGTGAGTATGCCAGAGAGTTTGGTGCAAGCTTGACTACGTTTAAAGAGTTATTCCATGAAGTCTTTGGGGTTTCCCCTCGAGCCTGGATCACCGAACGACGCTTGTTATATGCCTATAACCTGTTGTTGAGCAGTGAAACGCGCATTGTCGATATTGCTATCGAAGCTGGGTTTTCCAGTCAGTCTTATTTTACGCAGAGTTATCGCCGTCGCTTCGGGATCACCCCGAGTAAGGTGCGTACACAGCTGAGTTTGTCTTCAGACTAA